From Kryptolebias marmoratus isolate JLee-2015 linkage group LG15, ASM164957v2, whole genome shotgun sequence, a single genomic window includes:
- the cgref1 gene encoding cell growth regulator with EF hand domain protein 1 isoform X1: MDRGHTDSSTRQQSCNDNKNLLSSIFTSTSSVHTGVLMESHLDQLVSCVLCLYLLLHLGQAAPGLPGTQRENSVDAHPPLLNPFGTGEEERRLLQSYIQSSLKNSQGGPEISSWEQEVFFLFRLYDYDRSGFLDGLEMMKLLSDYNSYHAPGAEARDQVVSMVDFLLQTQDLNQDGLLDPSELLSPSFLLTQGSVDRTPQQQQEVPVKSMSSNSMTEGEHVVEHREEAAAREELQPQVGDQAQQEVVGGEEELIKQTDQHNERENPEAPAGEQDQVHNIPFHQGQPEI, translated from the exons ATGGACCGGGGACACACGGACTCTTCCACTAG GCAACAGTCATGCAAcgacaataaaaaccttttatctTCTATATTTACGAGTACATCCTCTGTACATACTG GTGTGCTCATGGAGTCTCACCTGGACCAGCTGGTTTCGTGTGTCCTTTGTCTGTACCTGCTGCTGCACCTGGGCCAAGCAGCACCGGGGCTACCTGGAACACAGAG agAAAACTCAGTAGATGCCCATCCCCCACTACTCAATCCCTTTGGTACGGGAGAAGAGGAACGCCG GTTGTTGCAGAGTTACATCCAGTCCAGTTTAAAGAACAGCCAAGGAGGACCTGAGATCAGTTCCTGGGAACAAG AGGTCTTCTTTCTGTTTCGTCTGTATGACTATGATCGCAGCGGATTTTTAGATGGCCTGGAAATGATGAAACTACTCTCTGACTACAACTCCTATCATGCACCTGGAGCAGAGGCCAGAGACCAG GTGGTGTCAATGGTGGACTTTTTACTACAGACTCAGGATCTAAACCAGGATGGCCTTCTGGACCCTTCTGAACTGCTCTCCCCTTCATTCCTTCTCACACAG GGCTCCGTCGACAGAACTCCCcaacagcagcaggaggtgCCGGTGAAGAGCATGTCGTCGAACAGCATGACTGAGGGGGAGCACGTGGTGGAGCACAGAGAGGAGGCGGCGGCACGTGAAGAGCTTCAGCCTCAAGTGGGCGATCAGGCTCAGCAGGAAGTAGtcggaggagaggaggagctgatAAAGCAAACGGATCAACATAATGAACGAGAAAACCCCGAAGCTCCAGCAGGAGAACAAGACCAGGTCCACAACATTCCTTTCCATCAGGGACAACCAGAGATATGA
- the cgref1 gene encoding cell growth regulator with EF hand domain protein 1 isoform X2: MESHLDQLVSCVLCLYLLLHLGQAAPGLPGTQRENSVDAHPPLLNPFGTGEEERRLLQSYIQSSLKNSQGGPEISSWEQEVFFLFRLYDYDRSGFLDGLEMMKLLSDYNSYHAPGAEARDQVVSMVDFLLQTQDLNQDGLLDPSELLSPSFLLTQGSVDRTPQQQQEVPVKSMSSNSMTEGEHVVEHREEAAAREELQPQVGDQAQQEVVGGEEELIKQTDQHNERENPEAPAGEQDQVHNIPFHQGQPEI, encoded by the exons ATGGAGTCTCACCTGGACCAGCTGGTTTCGTGTGTCCTTTGTCTGTACCTGCTGCTGCACCTGGGCCAAGCAGCACCGGGGCTACCTGGAACACAGAG agAAAACTCAGTAGATGCCCATCCCCCACTACTCAATCCCTTTGGTACGGGAGAAGAGGAACGCCG GTTGTTGCAGAGTTACATCCAGTCCAGTTTAAAGAACAGCCAAGGAGGACCTGAGATCAGTTCCTGGGAACAAG AGGTCTTCTTTCTGTTTCGTCTGTATGACTATGATCGCAGCGGATTTTTAGATGGCCTGGAAATGATGAAACTACTCTCTGACTACAACTCCTATCATGCACCTGGAGCAGAGGCCAGAGACCAG GTGGTGTCAATGGTGGACTTTTTACTACAGACTCAGGATCTAAACCAGGATGGCCTTCTGGACCCTTCTGAACTGCTCTCCCCTTCATTCCTTCTCACACAG GGCTCCGTCGACAGAACTCCCcaacagcagcaggaggtgCCGGTGAAGAGCATGTCGTCGAACAGCATGACTGAGGGGGAGCACGTGGTGGAGCACAGAGAGGAGGCGGCGGCACGTGAAGAGCTTCAGCCTCAAGTGGGCGATCAGGCTCAGCAGGAAGTAGtcggaggagaggaggagctgatAAAGCAAACGGATCAACATAATGAACGAGAAAACCCCGAAGCTCCAGCAGGAGAACAAGACCAGGTCCACAACATTCCTTTCCATCAGGGACAACCAGAGATATGA
- the efcab2 gene encoding dynein regulatory complex protein 8, with the protein MAENSQSAEKLSNIHKKIRSAFEVFDHDSNNTVDVRETGAIISSLGCFPTQADLHAFIAELEEDQSGHVHLDKFLPVMTKVLLEHKFPAVSEYRLLQAFEVLDKEKKGHLEPDELTKYMTQEGEPFTQEEMEEMLTALVDPKKNCVHYKELISQLTTDPDT; encoded by the exons ATGGCGGAAAACAGTCAAAGCGCAG AAAAGCTGTCAAATATTCACAAGAAGATCAGATCAGCTTTTGAGGTGTTTGACCACGACTCCAACAACACGGTGGACGTCCG agagaCTGGCGCCATCATCTCCTCACTGGGCTGCTTCCCCACTCAGGCAGACCTGCACGCCTTCATAGCTGAG CTGGAGGAGGATCAGTCAGGACATGTTCATTTGGACAAGTTCCTCCCCGTCATGACCAAAGTGTTGCTGGAGCACAA GTTTCCTGCAGTCTCTGAATACCGTCTTCTTCAGGCTTTTGAG GTTctggacaaagaaaagaaaggacaCCTAGAACCCGACGAGCTGACAAAATATATGACACAGGAAG GTGAACCTTTCActcaggaggagatggaggagatgCTGACGGCACTCGTAGATCCCAAAAAGAACTGTGTTCATTACAAGGAGCTGATCAGCCAACTAACCACGGACCCTGACACGTAG
- the adpgk2 gene encoding ADP-dependent glucokinase: MEGAGRFPWMKYGSAVSLFVVLLAFWFRAPQNAVLDDRLDTVLSSLLRAERKVGRNNARPRVAIGFGGCVDLIVDGVSFLNKIGISHTDQPLHHDYLESSEQLAQSFAYFFAPGAAAERFMLNETLFSELVEEARDLPGNRWSVGGNAPVMAGRMATEGCDVLLGGSFSTDFTDVLSQHITVAGKVIEEPDIHLILEYSSGASWGRYTSRRANRYIIHSDDHNPYLDSMEDFSKKLKGFRPDLLVVGGLQMMDNFPFQSGEREAVLSRLENLLSSSSPQIGIHFEMASFVDESIVEDLLHYVIPHADSLGMNEQELPNLLSLLKGSNITVLSDPNPRVATVLDQMREVYRILNQRHKDGESDGAKSKGKPLTRLHVHTLAFQAMIVTHSSQWKNTMSAIAKASLTANRHVCGSNDIDPSKARLIMDDSFSVSHREGSQRIPLQETRPVSCWDEDDYQICVAPVLVCTEVYQTAGGGDNISAAGLVLQI, from the exons ATGGAAGGGGCAGGCAGGTTTCCGTGGATGAAATACGGCTCCGCTGTGTCCTtgtttgtggttctgttggccTTCTGGTTTCGTGCACCGCAGAATGCGGTCCTGGACGACCGGCTCGACACCGTCCTATCGTCTCTGCTGCGGGCTGAAAGAAAAGTCGGGAGGAATAACGCCAGACCCAGAGTCGCTATTG GTTTCGGAGGTTGTGTTGACCTGATAGTGGATGGCGTGTCGTTTCTAAATAAGATAGGCATCTCTCACACCGACCAGCCCCTGCATCACGACTATTTAGAAAGCAGCGAACAGCTTGCTCAGAGCTTTGCTTACTTCTTTGCGCCCGGAGCTGCAGCAGA GCGGTTTATGTTAAATGAAACCCTCTTCAGCGAGCTGGTGGAGGAAGCCCGGGACTTACCTGGGAACAGGTGGTCTGTAGGTGGCAACGCTCCAGTAATGGCTGGTCGCATGGCAACCGAGGGATGTGACGTGTTGTTGGGGGGCAGCTTCAGCACCGATTTTACCGATGTTCTGTCTCAGCACATTACAG TGGCCGGTAAAGTGATAGAAGAGCCAGACATTCATCTGATCCTGGAATATTCATCTGGCGCTAGCTGGGGCCGCTATACCTCTCGCAGAGCCAACAG GTACATCATTCACAGTGACGACCATAACCCTTACCTGGACTCCATGGAAGACTTTTCAAAGAAACTCAAAGGCTTCAGACCAGATCTGTTAGTGGTGGGTGGGCTACAAATGATGGACAACTTCCCTTTCCAGTCag GTGAGCGAGAGGCCGTCCTCTCTCGGCTGGAAAACCTGCTGTCCTCCTCGTCTCCTCAGATTGGCATTCATTTTGAGATGGCGAGTTTTGTGGATGAGAGTATTGTGGAAGACCTTCTGCACTATGTGATCCCCCAC GCGGATTCTTTAGGGATGAATGAACAAGAACTTCCTAATCTTCTCAGCCTCCTCAAAGGCTCCAACATCACGGTGCTGTCAGACCCAAACCCTCGTGTAGCTACCGTCCTCGACCAGATGAGGGAGGTTTACCGTATTCTGAACCAGCGCCACAAGGACGGCGAGTCAGACGGTGCAAAATCAAAGGGTAAGCCACTGACCCGACTCCACGTCCACACGCTGGCCTTCCAGGCCATGATCGTGACGCACAGCTCCCAGTGGAAGAACACCATGTCAGCCATCGCCAAGGCCTCGCTCACGGCCAACCGTCACGTCTGCGGCTCAAATGACATCGACCCCAGCAAGGCGAGGCTCATCATGGACGACTCGTTTTCTGTTAGTCACCGTGAGGGTAGCCAGCGGATCCCTTTGCAGGAAACCAGACCCGTCAGCTGTTGGGACGAGGACGACTACCAGATCTGTGTGGCGCCAGTGCTGGTGTGCACCGAGGTTTATCAGACTGCTGGTGGAGGGGACAACATCTCAGCTGCCGGTCTGgtgctgcagatttaa
- the ctsba gene encoding cathepsin B, whose protein sequence is MWRSALFVFAAIVSVSLARPRLHPLSDEMVNYINKVNTTWKAGHNFHNVEYSYVQKLCGTMLKGPKLPTMVQYGGDLKLPKEFDAREQWPNCPTLKEIRDQGSCGSCWAFGAVEAMSDRVCIHSNGKVSLEISSEDLLSCCDSCGMGCNGGYPSAAWQYWTQEGLVTGGLYDSHIGCRPYTIPPCEHHVNGSRPPCTGEGGDTPACINRCESGYTPSYSQDKHYGKTSYSVLAEESEIQAEIYKNGPVEGAFIVYEDFVMYKSGVYQHVSGSAVGGHAIKILGWGEENGVPYWLCANSWNTDWGDNGYFKILRGSDHCQIESEIVAGIPK, encoded by the exons ATGTGGCGTTCAGCGCTGTTTGTGTTCGCTGCCATCGTCTCAGTGAGCCTGGCCAGACCCCGCTTGCACCCCCTGTCCGACGAGATGGTCAACTACATCAACAAAGTCAATACTACCTGGAAg GCTGGTCACAACTTCCATAATGTTGAGTATAGTTATGTCCAGAAGCTCTGTGGCACAATGCTCAAAGGACCTAAACTGCCCACCAT GGTTCAGTACGGGGGCGATCTGAAGCTGCCTAAAGAGTTTGATGCCAGAGAGCAGTGGCCTAATTGTCCCACTCTAAAGGAAATCAGAGACCAGGGCTCCTGTGGATCCTGCTGg GCGTTCGGTGCGGTGGAGGCCATGTCTGACCGTGTTTGTATCCACAGCAATGGGAAGGTCAGTCTGGAGATCTCCTCCGAGGATCTGCTATCTTGCTGTGACAGCTGCGGCATGGG ATGCAATGGTGGTTACCCCTCAGCAGCTTGGCAGTACTGGACCCAAGAAGGACTGGTCACTGGAGGTCTTTATGACTCTCATATTG GCTGCCGACCCTACACCATTCCACCTTGTGAACACCATGTGAATGGCAGCAGACCCCCCTGCACTGGGGAGGGTGGTGACACACCTGCGTGCATTAACAGGTGTGAATCTGGATACACACCTAGCTACAGTCAGGACAAACACTACG GTAAAACATCTTACAGCGTGCTGGCAGAAGAAAGTGAGATTCAGGCTGAGATTTACAAAAACGGTCCAGTAGAGGGAGCCTTTATCGTCTATGAAGATTTTGTTATGTACAAGTCTG GTGTGTATCAGCATGtgtctggttctgctgtggGTGGTCATGCCATCAAGATCCTGGGCTGGGGGGAGGAGAACGGCGTCCCTTACTGGCTTTGTGCAAACTCCTGGAACACCGACTGGGGTGACAACG gaTACTTTAAAATCCTGCGTGGCTCAGATCACTGTCAAATTGAATCTGAGATTGTGGCTGGAATCCCCAAATAA